The segment TGCGACGCGTGAGAGTATCGAAAGGAAACGTGACGGAAGAATGAAAGGTGGCGACGCCGGCAACGGGCCGCGGTATGCGGCGGTCTCCGGGCCGACCCGGGCCGGGCGCCGCCGGCCAGGCGCCCCCAGCCAGGCGCCTCCACGGAAATCCTCACGTCGCTGCGCCGGGCGGTTCGCTACAATGGCCGCTGTCATCCTTTTGCAAACAACCTGCCCTTGGACTTCGAGACTCCTCCCGGCCTGTCGGTCGACGCCGGCGGCCAGGGCCAGACGGTGCGCCTGACCGGCCAGTGGACCGCAATCGCGCTCGCGCGCAATCGCGGCGCGGTTGCGCGCCGTGTCGCGAGCATCGGGTCCGGGCGCGTGAGCGAGTGGGATCTGTCCGGTATCGAGCGGCTCGACCACGTCGGCGGCCAGGCGCTGTGGCGCGTGTGGGGCCGCAAGCTGCCGGCCGGTGTCGAGTTGAGCGCCACGCAGCGCACGATCTTCGAGCGCATCGAGCGGCTCGACAGCGGGCGCGAGGCGCCCGAGCGCATCGTGCGCTTCGATCCCGTCACGCGGCTCGGCCAGGCGATCTTCTCGTTCGGCGAACACCTGCAGGGCGGCATCGCGATGTTCGGCCGCGTGATCCTCGATGCGCTGTCGGTGCTGCGCCGCCCGAAGACCATGCCGTGGAAGGAAACCTCGGCGAACATCTACAGCGCCGGCGCGCAAGCGCTGCCGATCACCGCGCTCGTCGCGTTCCTGATCGGCATCGTGCTGAGCTACCTGTCCGCGCAGCAGCTGCAGATGTTCGGCGCGAACCGCTACATCGTGAACATCCTCGGGCTGTCGGTGATTCGCGAGCTCGGCCCCGTGCTGTCGGCGATCCTCGTCGCGGGCCGCTCGGGCTCGGCGATCACCGCGCAGATCGGCGTGATGCGCGTGACCGAGGAGCTCGACGCGATGCGCGTGATGGGCATCCCGCACGGGCTGCGGCTGATCCTGCCGCGCGTGCTCGCGCTCGGCGTCGCGATGCCGCTGCTCGTGATGTGGACCAACATCATCGCGCTGACGGGCGGCGCGCTCGCCGCGAAGCTCGTGCTCGGGATCGACGTCAACTATTTCGTGCGCTCGCTGCCGGGCGTCGTGCCGATCGCGAACCTGTACATCGGCGTCGGCAAGGGCGTCGTGTTCGGCATGCTGATCGCGCTGGTCGCCTGCCATTTCGG is part of the Burkholderia pyrrocinia genome and harbors:
- a CDS encoding MlaE family ABC transporter permease; amino-acid sequence: MDFETPPGLSVDAGGQGQTVRLTGQWTAIALARNRGAVARRVASIGSGRVSEWDLSGIERLDHVGGQALWRVWGRKLPAGVELSATQRTIFERIERLDSGREAPERIVRFDPVTRLGQAIFSFGEHLQGGIAMFGRVILDALSVLRRPKTMPWKETSANIYSAGAQALPITALVAFLIGIVLSYLSAQQLQMFGANRYIVNILGLSVIRELGPVLSAILVAGRSGSAITAQIGVMRVTEELDAMRVMGIPHGLRLILPRVLALGVAMPLLVMWTNIIALTGGALAAKLVLGIDVNYFVRSLPGVVPIANLYIGVGKGVVFGMLIALVACHFGFRIKANSQSLGEGTTTSVVSSITVVILADAVFAILFQNVGLG